In Triticum aestivum cultivar Chinese Spring chromosome 5B, IWGSC CS RefSeq v2.1, whole genome shotgun sequence, the following proteins share a genomic window:
- the LOC123111708 gene encoding NEDD8-conjugating enzyme Ubc12: protein MINLFKIKGQKNEEAANSKGGPPVKKQSPGELRLHKDIAELNLPKTTKISFPNGKDDLMNFEATLRPDEGYYVGGAFTFTFQVSPSYPHEAPKVKCKTKVYHPNIDLEGNVCLNILREDWKPVLNINTIIYGLNLLFSQPNDEDPLNHEAAAVLRDNPQKFQRNVQTAMSGGYVNNTHFPRCK, encoded by the exons ATGATAAACCTTTTCAAGATCAAGGGGCAGAAGAACGAAGAGGCAGCCAACTCAAAAGGGGGGCCTCCTGTCAAGAAGCAAAGTCCTGGGGAATTACGTCTGCATAAAG ATATTGCTGAGCTTAACCTTCCAAAGACAACTAAAATTTCCTTCCCAAATGGAAAGGATGATCTCATGAACTTTGAAGCCACTCTACGACCTGACGAAGGATACTATGT AGGTGGGGCATTTACTTTCACCTTCCAAGTATCTCCTTCCTACCCTCACGAGGCTCCGAAGGTCAAGTGCAAGACTAAG GTTTACCATCCTAATATTGACCTAGAAGGAAATGTCTGCCTGAACATTCTGCGTGAAGACTGGAAGCCTGTCTTGAACATCAACACCATAATATATGGTTTAAACCTTCTTTTCTCA CAACCCAATGACGAGGACCCCTTGAATCATGAAGCCGCGGCCGTCCTCCGAGACAACCCACAGAAGTTCCAGAGAAATGTTCAAACTGCGATGTCGGGAGGGTATGTTAATAACACCCATTTCCCAAGGTGCAAGTAA